The Candidatus Hydrogenedentota bacterium DNA window TGGAGCGCTTCGGCGCGGCCTCCCTCGTGCGGCTGCGGCTTGAGACGGGCCGCACCCACCAGATCCGCGTCCACATGCGCTTCGCCGGCCGCCCCATCCTCGGCGACCCCGTCTATGGCGTGTCCGACTTCCGGGGCATGGACCTGCCGGAGGACACCACGGCCGCCCTCAACGGCCTGCGCGGCCAGGCCCTCCACGCGGGACTCCTCGGCTTCACCCACCCCGCCACCGGCGAGCGTCTCCAGTTCGAGGCCGGCCCGCCGGAGGACTTCACCCGCGCGCTGAACGCCCTGCGCGCCCTGGCAGGAACAAAATGACCCCCCGCGGCAAGATCCACTTCAGCGGCATCGGCGGCACCGCCATGGTCGGCGGGGCGCGCCTCGCCCTCGAGGCGGGCTGGGAGGTGCGCGGCAGCGACAACCCGCTCTACCCGCCCACCTCCGACATGGTCGCCGCCCTCGGCGTGCCCGTCTACACCGGCTACGACGCCGCCAACCTCGACTGGAACCCCGACCTCGTGCTGCCCGGCAACGCCCTGAGCCGGGGCAACCCCGAGGTGGAGGCCGTCCTCTCGCGGCGCATGCGCTTCCTCAGCCTGCCCGAATGGCTCAAGGAGGAGGTGCTGCGGCCCCGGCGGCCCGTGGTCATCGCGGGCACCCACGGCAAGACCACCACCACGGCGCTCGCGGCCCACGTCCTCGAACGCTGCGGCCTCGCCCCCGGCTACCTCATCGGCGGCCAGCCCCTCGGCTTCGAGCATCCCGCGCGACTCGGCGCCCCCGGCGCGCCCTTTGTCATCGAGGGCGACGAGTACGACACCGCCTTCTTCGACAAGCGCGCCAAGTTCCTGCACTACCTCCCCGAGATCGCCGTCGTCACCTCCCTCGAGTTTGACCATGGCGACATCTACGCCGACCTCGCCGAGATCGAGACGGCCTTCCAGCGCATGCTGCGCCAGATTCCGAAGGAGGGCTGGCTCATCGCCTGCGCGGACAACCGTGCCGCGTCCCTCGTCCCCCACGCCTACTGCCAAACCGCCACCTACGGCTTCAGCGAGGGCGCGGACTGGCGGGGCGTCCCCGTCGAGCGCGGCGGGCGCCGCCTCCTCGCCGTGCTGCGGAACGGCGAGCCCTTCCTCGAAACCGAGCCCGCCCTCGCCGGGCGCCACAACGGGCAGAACGCCCTCGCCGCCGTCGCCGCCGCCGCCCTCCTCGGCGCGGACCCGGCGCGCATCGCCGCCGCGATCGCCGACTTCCCCGGCGTCAAGCGCCGCATGGAGGTCTTCCTGCGGCACCACGGCGCGGTCTTCGTCAACGACTTCGCCCACCACCCCACGGCCATCCGCGAGACCATCGCCGCCACCCGCGAGAAATGGCCCGGCGCCCGCATCCTCGCCCTCTTCGAGCCCCGCTCCAACACCACCGTCACCAACCGCTTCCAGGGCGAGCTCACCGACGCCTTCGCCGGCGCCGACCGCCTCTGGCTCGGCCCCGTCCACCGCGCCGAAAGTCTCCCCGAAAACGAGCGCCTCGACCGCGCCCAAATGACCGCCGACCTCGCCGCCCGAGGCGTCCCCGCCGACGCCTGCGACGACGTCCCCGCCCTCGCCCGCGCCGTCTGGGAAGAATCCCGCGACGGCGACGTCGTCCTCATCATGAGCAACGGCGCCTTCGGCGGCATCTACCGGATGTTCGGGGAAATGGCGGGGTAGGGATTGAAATTGCCCGTTTAGGGTGACACTTCGATCGTCAATGCCGACTCTTTCCTGTTTGTCACTCTCCATGCAGTGCATCCCGTGGAGCATCCCTCCGCCCCGTTCGCATCGCAGCCGCCCCCGCTGTCACCCCGATCCCCCTCCGTCACCCCCGCGAAAGCGGGGGCCCATGCCCAGGCGCGCGGGACAACCCGCTGACCCAAGATGGATTCCCGCATGCGCGGGAATGACGGCAAGGGTGCGTGTCTTCGCTAACGCTGCGCCCCATCCCTCTCCCCTGCGCCCCTCACATCGCCCAAGCTCCCCCGCTGTCATCCCGATCCCCCTCCGTCACCCCCGCGAAAGCGGGGGCCCATGCCCTGGCGCGCGGGGCAACCCGCTGACCCAAGATGGATTCCCGCGTGCGCGGGAATGACGGGGGTGCTGGATGTCTTTGTTTGACACCGTGTTCTTCCCAAAACGCGGGCTCCCCCAAGCCCCCCGGCCGACGCGGCCATAGCACTGCCCACCCTTCTTTCCTTGGGCTGGAGCCCCATTATTGCACGCATCCATCCCCATGAATATGATAAGCACTGCCATGCGCGGGTATCGCCCCTTCTGGGGGCTGCTCTCCCGTTTTCAAAAAATGTGGGGACTGTGGAAATGCGACAACCTGCCGTCTACATACTGGCCAGCCGAAGGAACGGAACGCTTTACACGGGGGTTACAAGCAACCTCCCGCGCCGGGTGTGGGAACACAGGAATGACCTCGTCGAGGGGTTTACCCGCCGGTATGGAGTGCACATGCTCGTCTATTACGAATGGCATGACGACATGTATGCCGCGATCCGGCGGGAGAAACAAATCAAGAAATGGCGCCGTGTATGGAAAATCCAACTTATTGAGTCGCTCAACCCAGACTGGAAGGACTTGTCGGAGGGGCCGTTGTAGCTTCCGACTTGGGAAGGACGGCGACGATATCTCGAGGCACTTCCGCGCTTCCACTGCTTGGTCAACTGCTTCTTCTTGTCACCCCTTCGCCACGACCACCAGCGCGCCGGTGTCTAGTCGGGGGAGGGTGAAGGACACGCGCATTCCGCCTTCGGGGGTGGGCTCTGCGGTGTGGGGGAGGGTGCCGTTGAACGCGCCGGGGTCGGGGGAGGATGCCGTGACGGCACCAACGGCGTTGAAGGGAACGGTGACGGTCACGCGGAGGTTTTCGGCGGGGGTGACGCGGTCCTCGAAGGAGGAGAGACGCTCGATGTGGAGGTTGTAGAGGAAGACGAGGGTTTCGGCGGGCGTGTCGCGGAGGACGATGCGGACGGTGTCGGGGGCCTCCAGGACAACGGCGGGCGGGTTCAGGGCGGCGCGGACGCGGTCGGCCCAGTCGCTTTTGTCGCCGAGGATGAGGGTGCCGCCGCGGTGGGCTAACATGCGAAGGGTGTCTTTCATGCGCGACGGGACGGCTTCCGCGTCTTCCACCACGAGGACGCGCGCGCCGGCCAGGACCGAGCCGATTCCCCTCTCCTCCGCAACCTCAAACTGGAGGTTGCGTTTGCGCAGTTCCCGCGCGAGAAAGGTGGCGCGGCACTCCTTCGTGTTCACCCAGTTCTGGAAGGGGAGAAAAAGCACAACGTCGCGGCGCGGCTGCGAGACGGCGAGCCGGTCGGCGTGGCCGCGCAGCCAGTCGGCGCAGGGGCGCACGGCGGCGGCCATGCGGGCGCGCTGGTCTTCGGGCCAGGCGGCCCAGAGGAGGTAGCCCGTGTTGTGGGCGGCGGCCTCGGTCATGGCGAGGCGGACGAGGGACGGCGGCGTGTGGTAGTCCGTCTCGGCGATGGTGGAGGCGACGACGGGCCTGCCGCGGGCGACGGCTTGGAGCTGGGCGTAGGTCGGGCCGCCCTCCAGGGTGGTGCCGTCGGCCAGCCGCCGGGGCTGGGTGCCCATGTCCTCGATGACGACGAAGTCCTCCGCCGGGCTCATCTCGAAAATATTGTACGCGAAGAGGTGGCACTGGGCGAAGAGGGCGTCGGGCTGGTTGAGGCTGTTGTTCGCCGTGACGAGGGCGTCGGGGTGGATTAGCTGGGCCGCCATGCGCATCTCGAGGAGGAAGTCGCGGGCCGTGGTGCAGCGAAAGCGGAGAAAGTCCTCCTTTTGCGCGAGGGCGGCGCGGCGAAGTCCGGCAAGGCTGCCGTCCTCCCCGGGCTGCCGCTTCCCTTCCAGATACGCCGCGAACTTCTCCATGCAGTGCGGGCAGTAGCAGCCCTTGTTGTGGACCGTCGGATTGTCGAAGAAGATGCCGTCGTGGCCCGTCTCGATCTGGCTGCGGACCATGAAGCGCTGGTAGGCGCGCCAGCCGGGGTGGTTCATGCAGGCGGGGCGGTAGTCACCGCCGTACCACGAGGGCAGCGGTTTCCCCTCCGCGTCCTGCTGGAGCCAGTCGGCGGGGGCCGAGCCGAACTCCGCGCGCATGTCGTCGGTCCAGTTTGCGTCGAAGGTGTCGAGGCCGACGATGGACGTGGCGCAGAGGTAGCCGAGAATCCCCTGGATGCCCGCGACATGGGCCTTCTTGTTGTAATTGCGGCACTGCGCCCGGTGG harbors:
- a CDS encoding GIY-YIG nuclease family protein, which produces MRQPAVYILASRRNGTLYTGVTSNLPRRVWEHRNDLVEGFTRRYGVHMLVYYEWHDDMYAAIRREKQIKKWRRVWKIQLIESLNPDWKDLSEGPL
- a CDS encoding UDP-N-acetylmuramate:L-alanyl-gamma-D-glutamyl-meso-diaminopimelate ligase, yielding MTPRGKIHFSGIGGTAMVGGARLALEAGWEVRGSDNPLYPPTSDMVAALGVPVYTGYDAANLDWNPDLVLPGNALSRGNPEVEAVLSRRMRFLSLPEWLKEEVLRPRRPVVIAGTHGKTTTTALAAHVLERCGLAPGYLIGGQPLGFEHPARLGAPGAPFVIEGDEYDTAFFDKRAKFLHYLPEIAVVTSLEFDHGDIYADLAEIETAFQRMLRQIPKEGWLIACADNRAASLVPHAYCQTATYGFSEGADWRGVPVERGGRRLLAVLRNGEPFLETEPALAGRHNGQNALAAVAAAALLGADPARIAAAIADFPGVKRRMEVFLRHHGAVFVNDFAHHPTAIRETIAATREKWPGARILALFEPRSNTTVTNRFQGELTDAFAGADRLWLGPVHRAESLPENERLDRAQMTADLAARGVPADACDDVPALARAVWEESRDGDVVLIMSNGAFGGIYRMFGEMAG